Proteins encoded together in one Streptomyces sp. NA04227 window:
- a CDS encoding DUF3048 domain-containing protein, which translates to MHGQHDGRGRHDGPGRRGRAKWTALVSAALLAALIPACTPEEETGEERSTGGGGPVLAVKVDNVGPARPQTGVDGADVVYVEQVEAGLSRLMAVYATKLPKTVGPVRSARESDLDLLRQFDDPVLAFSGAQSKLMPLIKSAPLRPETPGSAPAGAFVRSQDRPAPHNLYVHPDKLLKSPAGTEELERAGVTFGPRPPGGTRTEARTVAFPAARFTFSWSAERSRWLVAMDGTRARTSGGGDLTAGTVVVQYVKVSQSRFHDVHGSNSPLTESTGSGRAVVLRDGRAYPAQWERPSASRATEFTDKDGDQLPFARGPVWIVLAKA; encoded by the coding sequence ATACACGGGCAGCACGACGGGCGCGGCAGGCACGACGGACCCGGCAGGCGCGGCCGCGCGAAGTGGACGGCACTGGTGTCGGCGGCGCTGCTCGCCGCGCTGATACCGGCGTGCACCCCCGAGGAGGAGACCGGTGAGGAGCGCTCGACCGGGGGCGGCGGTCCGGTGCTCGCGGTGAAGGTGGACAACGTCGGTCCGGCGCGCCCGCAGACCGGAGTGGACGGCGCCGATGTGGTCTACGTCGAGCAGGTCGAGGCGGGGCTCAGCAGGCTGATGGCCGTCTACGCCACCAAGCTGCCGAAGACGGTCGGCCCGGTGCGCAGCGCTCGCGAGAGCGATCTGGACCTGCTGCGCCAGTTCGACGACCCGGTGCTCGCGTTCTCCGGCGCGCAGTCCAAGCTGATGCCGCTCATCAAATCGGCCCCGCTGCGGCCCGAGACTCCGGGCAGCGCCCCGGCCGGCGCCTTCGTCCGCAGCCAGGACCGGCCCGCGCCGCACAACCTCTACGTACACCCGGACAAGCTGCTCAAGTCCCCTGCCGGTACGGAGGAGTTGGAACGCGCCGGAGTCACCTTCGGTCCGCGCCCCCCGGGCGGCACCCGCACCGAGGCACGTACGGTCGCCTTCCCCGCGGCGCGGTTCACCTTCTCCTGGTCGGCCGAGCGAAGCCGCTGGCTGGTCGCGATGGACGGCACCCGGGCACGGACGTCCGGCGGCGGGGACCTGACGGCGGGCACGGTGGTGGTGCAGTACGTGAAGGTGAGCCAGTCCCGCTTCCACGACGTGCACGGCAGCAACTCCCCGCTGACCGAGAGCACCGGCTCCGGACGCGCCGTCGTCCTGCGCGACGGCCGGGCCTACCCGGCGCAGTGGGAGCGGCCCTCGGCGAGCCGGGCCACCGAGTTCACCGACAAGGACGGCGACCAACTGCCGTTCGCGCGCGGTCCGGTGTGGATCGTGCTGG